One Solea senegalensis isolate Sse05_10M linkage group LG3, IFAPA_SoseM_1, whole genome shotgun sequence genomic window carries:
- the LOC122766107 gene encoding ubiquitin carboxyl-terminal hydrolase 26-like: MMSPYKHRKRPRYDAPTVEAMTEPNRFSCSTTEQEAYLKTEADTSYYTGLNPHFNKNPDSGGEELEYDARKPRYQTPEAEDVIRANLSLCSEDEPYSVISEADFDTIKCSGIYSLISENPDDTPDDRLPESDTSQTSVIFNHEFASDANGSSKWQSDLTGHSWSLQAEPSINHQTSVNEKLSIRRERLKRNALNLIGGDAVKLQFNHRANGCVTWQHKLTRYFRNLVAKQSCDRLTSTGSDEELYISMEEDREKLQPHCAEVVDLRLPLDAHDFSTWQCNSTDHDLDEHAESHFDRPTSYGHYEKPYFDIKNSNDEEPFCLGLPNLEQTCYMNATLQALLSLTPFVQEVSKQRKVWSYCPTSEVMRWFMKVKCCRFSNNNKTKTYILAAFKMIVAAFNPEFEDSFQKDAHEFLTCVLDMMKSQSVKLQKSACFMGLSYTCPVNAHIAFQMLSTRTCTGCGVQSFKNEDYINLALDLVPGGSLRDCLEEYLKESELEYKCECGAEKSTLSSSFLNLPNVLIVQLKRFTFTHLCTGIKLDKPVHVLQDLEVNPGKCGSNIPKTHYCLISIISHLGKTPDSGHYVCDVVRRDTSGVLTDDWLIFSDMQVWEATGASIFQWRERTAYLLFYEKTP; the protein is encoded by the exons ATGATGTCCCCTTACAAACATCGAAAG AGACCCAGATATGACGCTCCAACGGTGGAAGCCATGACAGAGCCAAATCGTTTTTCATGTTCCACCACGGAGCAGGAGGCTTATTTGAAGACTGAAGCTGACACAAGTTACTACACTGGTCTCAACCCACACTTCAATAAGAACCCTGACAGTGGAGGTGAAGAGTTGGAGTATGACGCAAGGAAACCCAGATATCAGACTCCAGAGGCCGAGGATGTAATAAGAGCAAACCTTTCTTTATGCTCAGAGGATGAGCCTTATTCAGTCATTAGTGAAGCTGACTTTGACACAATTAAGTGCTCTGGCATTTACTCCCTCATCAGTGAGAACCCTGACGACACTCCAGATGACAGGTTGCCAGAGTCTGATACAAGTCAAACCAGTGTCATCTTCAACCATGAATTTGCTTCTGACGCTAATGGCTCTTCAAAATGGCAGTCCGACCTCACTGGTCATAGCTGGAGTCTACAGGCCGAGCCAAGCATCAACCATCAGACATCGGTGAATGAAAAACTAAGTATAAGAAGGGAAAGGCTCAAAAGAAATGCGCTGAACCTTATTGG AGGTGACGCGGTCAAACTACAATTTAATCACAGGGCTAATGGCTGTGTCACATGGCAGCACAAACTGACCAGGTATTTTAGGAATCTTGTGGCCAAACAGAGCTGTGATAGACTGACCTCGACTGGAAGTGATGAAGAATTATATATCAGCAtggaagaagacagagagaagctgcagcCTCACTG TGCTGAGGTGGTGGACCTTCGCTTGCCTCTTGATGCTCATGACTTTTCAACCTGGCAGTGCAACTCAACCGATCATGATCTGGATGAACACGCTGAGTCACACTTTGACAGACCAACCTCCTATGGACATTATGAAAAACCATACTTTGACATAAAAAATAGCAACGATGAGGAGCCATTCTGTCTTGG GCTGCCAAACTTGGAGCAAACCTGCTATATGAACGCCACTCTGCAAGCCCTCCTGTCTCTGACACCGTTTGTTCAGGAGGTCAGCAAGCAGAGGAAGGTTTGGAGCTATTGTCCCACCTCTGAAGTCATGAG GTGGTTTATGAAGGTTAAATGTTGCCGCTTCTcgaataacaacaaaacaaagacatacatCCTGGCTGCCTTTAAAATGATTGTTGCTGCGTTTAACCCAGAGTTTGAAGATAGCTTTCAGAAG GATGCACACGAGTTCCTCACCTGTGTGCTAGACATGATGAAGTCTCAATCAGTCAAACTTCAGAAGTCAGCATGCTTTATGGGCCTGAGTTACACCTGCCCTGTAAATGCTCACATCGCCTTCCAGATGTTGAGCACCAGGACCTGCACAGG ATGTGGCGtccagtcatttaaaaatgaggaCTACATCAACCTTGCCCTAGACCTGGTCCCTGGAGGGTCACTGCGTGATTGTCTAGAGGAGTACCTTAAA gagagtgagctggAGTATAAATGCGAGTGCGGTGCTGAGAAGTCAACACTGTCTTCTTCATTCTTGAATCTACCAAA TGTGTTGATCGTCCAGTTGAAGAGGTTTACCTTCACTCATTTATGCACAGGGATTAAGTTGGACAAACCCGTGCATGTCCTGCAGGACCTGGAGGTGAATCCTGGCAAATGTGGCTCCAACATCCCAAAGACCCATTACTGTCTGATCAGCATCATCAGCCATCTGGGCAAAACACCTGACTCTG GCCATTATGTTTGTGATGTCGTACGAAGAGATACTTCAGGTGTCTTGACAGACGATTGGCTGATATTCAGTGACATGCAGGTCTGGGAGGCGACGGGAGCATCGATCTTTCAATGGCGGGAGAGAACGGCCTACCTGCTCTTCTACGAGAAGACCCCTTGA